The Armatimonadota bacterium genome segment GGTGCATGCGGCGCCGAAATCAAGACACCTTTCATGTCATGGGCGACCGCGGCAGTTCGCAACTCAAGGCAGGACTCTGGTCTGCGGTAGCGAAACATAGTGGGTCCTTCCAACGCCCACACCGGATACCCACATGAGCGCGGCAGAAGTCCACACGGGAACCGACACTCTGCGCCCCAAGCCTGTGACCCTGCGCGCGGTGCTGATAGGCTTGCTCCTCGTGCCGGTGAACGCCTGGTGGCTGGTGCAGATCGAGTACGTGCGGTACTCAGACAATGCCACCACATCGGCGCTCTTTTTCAACTGCATCGCTCTGCTGCTGGTGCTGCTGGGTGTCAACGCTGTGCTGCGGAAGTTCGCCCCGAGATGGGTCTTCTCGCGCAGTGAAATGCTCACGGTGTACGTGATTCTGGTAATCGCGAGCGCATTGGGTGGGCATGACCAGTTGCAGATCCTGTTCACCACCATCACATGGGTCTTCCGCAATGCCACCCCTGAGAACGGGTGGGAGGATGAGCTCTTCCCCCACATTCCCCGGCACCTGGTGGTGTCGGATGAGCGCACGCTGGAGCGCATTTACCTGGGCGATACCACCTTGTACGCGCCGGGCAGGCTGGACCCATGGCTCGGTCCGCTGGGCTGGTGGCTGGCATTTGCGGTGGCGCTGGTGTGGACGCTGCTGTGCCTCATGGCCATCTTTCGTCCTCAGTGGGACCGGGAGCGCCTGAACTACCCCATCGCCCAGGCCCCGCTGGACATAACCTCCCCCAGCCTGCGCCCTTTCGGGAGCTCCCTCTTCTGGATCGCGTTCGGGCTGGCCGCGACGATTCAGATGGTGCGCCTTGCCCATAATCTGTGGCCCGAGGTGCCGGCCATCAACATCGGCGTGCGGAACTACACCTTCAAGGGCATGCCACTCAGCGCCGCGGGTGCGATCCCGATCTCCTCATATCCCTTCAGCTATGGGATGGCGTACCTGCTGCCGATTCAGCTCTCGTTCTCGGTGTGGTTCTTCTTCCTGTTCGCGCGGCTGGAGCTGGTGCTGACGGCGATGATGGGGCACACCCAGTGGCGCGGATTCCCGTATATTCAGGAGCAGGGAGTGGGGGCGTACTTCGGCGTATTCCTGTTCGTGCTGTGGGCGGCGCGGGGGCATCTCGCGCGGATGTGGCAGGCGGCCACCGGCGGCGAGGGCATGGGTAGGGAATATGGGGTGTGCGAGCCGCTGTCGGCGCCGGTTGCGGTGTGGGGATTCCTGGGCGGAGTCGCGCTGCTCATCGCGTTCTCCATGTCCGCCGGGATGAGTCTGATGACCGCCGTGCTGTTCTTCGGCTTGTTCCTCGCGATTGTGCTGACCCTTACCCGTATCCGGGCGGAACTTGGCCTGCCGACCATCGAGATGTACCAGGTGGGCGCGGACGACATCCTGCAGAACGTGGCGGGGGGTGCGGCGTGGTCGAAGCCGGACCTGGCGGTGATGAGCCTGTACTTCTGGCTCGTGCGCACTCACCGGCAGTTGCCGATGCCTGTGCATGCTGACGCCCTGCGCATCGGGAGACAGTCGGGAATCGACCTGCGCCAGATCGCGGGGCTGATCATCGGGGTGTCGGTATTCGCGGTAATCTGCAGCTTCTGGGCGCACCTGCACGTGATGCACCAGGTGGGGTACGAATCGGCGAAGTTCACCGGCCCGGCGGGCTGGGCATTCGGCAATGACCCGTGGCGCAAGCTCGATTCATGGCTGGCGAACCCGCGGGAGGCGAAACTCGCGGCGAGCTTCGCGTACCTGTACGGAGTGGGTTTTACGCTGCTTCTCGCGACCCTGCGGACCCGGTTTGTGTGGTGGCCCTTCCACCCGGTGGGTTATCTCGTTTCGGGAAGTTTCGGGTTGTTCCGTCTGTGGCTTCCCATCTTCCTGACATGGCTCATCAAAAGCCTGCTCTTGCGCTACGGGGGGCTGTCCGCCTACCGCAAGGCGTATCCGTTCTTCCTGGGGCTGATTCTTGGCGAGTTCGGCGCGGCCTTCGTGCGGACGCTGATCGACCTGTTTTTCAACCTGCACCTGCCGGCGGAGTCGGGCGTGGGAGGGTTGTAAAGCAACAGGGAGCCCGCTGGTGCAGGCTCCCCGTGGTTCCCCAATGCGTTCCCGACCGCTTACAGGTTCGGGTTGTACAGCAGGTGGACGCGGTGGCCGGCAGGGTCGGGGGTGGTGAGGTACCCGGCCTTCACGCCGCCCTTCTCGCTCTCTTCCTCGAACTCGAAGCCCTTTGCAACCAGGGCCGCCTTCGCTTCCTCATAGTTCGAAACGCGCACCGCAACATGAGTCTTGGGCTGGCTTGGCTCTTTCATGATCTCGATGCGTCCCGCGCCGGGGCCGGACATGAAGATAGAGCTATTGCCCACCTTCATGTCGAAGCCGAAGGTATCGCGGTACCATTCGGCGACCTCCTGGCCCCCGGAGGGCTTTTCGGGATACAGGCCGGGGTGCTCGACGCCCAGGAACAGGGCGGTCCCGCGGGCTTTTTTCACCCACCAGAGCACGTCGGCGATCTTCGCCGCGATGCCGTCGAAGTCGCCGGAGGCTACGGCTTCTTTGGTCACAAGTTGGCTGCCGATGCCCAGTGCCGCGCAGCCCGCCTTGATCCAAGCGGTCACGCTCTCCTCGGTGGCATCCACTCCGCCGGTGGGCATGATACGGGTCCAGGGCATTGGGCCGAGGACCGCTTTGACGAACTTGGGACCGCCCACTTCGCCGCCTGGGAAGACCTTGCAGATTTCGACGCCAAGCTCCTGCGCCTGGGCGATTTCGGTGGCGCTGCCGCAGCCGGGGGCGTAGGGCACCATGCGGCGGTTGCAGAGTTTCGCGACCTCGGGGTTCAGGACCGGGCCCACCACGAAGTTCGCTCCATTGGCGATGTATAAGGCGGCGGTGGGGGCATCGCCCACGGAACCCACCCCCATGATGATCTTCGGCAAGTTCTTGCGGGCGTGCTTCACCAGCGCAGCAAACACCTCGGGAGCGAAGTCGCCGCGGTTGGTAAACTCCACGCAGCGCACGCCGCCGGCGGCGCAGGCTTCGAGAATCTTGATGGCGGTGTCCACATCACTGTTGTAGAAGACGGGGACGAGACCGTCTTCGATCATCGCGTTGAGGACTTCGAGCCGGCTGAACTGGGCCATAGTGTGCCTCCTGTGGTCTCTCGCGGCCGCCGGGATTGAACCCGGGACGGTCCGCCGAATGGACGGATTATAGCACGGTCCGAGGGATGGCGGGAACGGCAGACGGTGTTCGCGCGGGAGCATCGGTTCTTCGGGATGCGCACCGACTGAGGCTGAGTTCCCGTTCAGCGTCCCCTCGCCCTGAGCCGTTGCCCCACAGCCCGCGGAGCGGGGGCAGCCTGTAGCCGGGGGCAACAGGCCATTCCCTGCGCACCGGGTCCGGCTGACCCCGTTCGCTTCAGCAATTGCCCCGGATGTGTGCGCCGGTCTGCGGGCTGCTTCTGGGCCCGCTTTGGAAGGGCCCGGATTCGGCGCCCCTTGCCGAAAGCGCCCTTTCCGGGGTGCCTCACTCCCCCAACCCCGTGAACTCGCGGTAGCCCGTCATATCCACAACGCTCCCCGCGCGGGCCCAGTCCACGCCCATTTCGCTGAACATCCGCCGGCTATCCGAGGCCTCGTCGATGAATGCCTTGATGTCCTCTACCGCCTCCCAGCCGATTCGGTGAATCGCCCCCGCGCTGGTATAGGCGCCGTTGATGGTCAAGGTCGCCTTGAGACCGCGATCGGCAGGGGCATGCAGGCGCTTGTCCTCACCACGGATGCAGCGGATAAGGTTCAGGTGCATATCGGCGCGGTCTCGCGGGTCGTCAAATACGATCTCATCGCGCCCGTCGATATTCACCACGGCTTTCTTGTCATCCCAGGTCGCCCGCCCCTTGGTGCCGATGATCTCCAGCGTGGTGCGCTCGGGTTCGCCCTCTTTCATGTTGCAGGTGGTGGCGTAGAAGAACAGTCTGGCTTCGCCGAGATCGGCCCGCAGGCATGCGAGGTCTTCCACCTCAATGTTGTCGTGGACGGTGTAGAGCTCGGCTTCCATGGAGACAGGACTTGCGTGGTCGTCCTCCCGGGTACCCATCTGCAGCGCGGTGTTGATGAGATGTACCGCCTGATTCATGAGCACTCCGTCGAAACATGCGCGTCCTTCCACGTACTGCTTCCCGGTCCAGTGCCCACGGCTGTAGTAGGAGTCCAGGCGCTTCCAGGACATGACCCCCACGATCTCCCGCAGTTCGCCCAGTTCGCCGGACATGATCAACTCCTTGAGCTTGTAAGAGTGAGGGTAGCTGGTATACTGGAAGTCCACTCCCGACAATCGGTTATTGCGCTTGGCTGCTTCCACTACCGCGTAGGCGTCCTGGATGAGCACCGTGACAGGCTTCTCGCATAGAACATGCAGGCCTCGATCCAGGCATCCGAGGGTGTACTCTGCGTGGTAATGGTGGGGTACGGCGATGGTGACCGCATCGACCTCCACCGAGTCCAGCATCTCCCAAATATCTTCGTAGAGCGGAATGCCCTGTTCCTGAAGCGCAGTGACACCGGCCTCTTGGCGTTCCGGGTACTTCTCAGCAGCTGCGACGAACTCGTAGTCCTCGATCGTCGAGATGATGCTACGGTGATAGCCGCCAATGCCGCCGATACCCACGAGAGCTGTCCTGACGGGTTGCACGGGGTGACCTCCATCGGTGGTCCGAGTCTGGGCGCAACTTGCGGCAATTCCCTGCCGGACGCGCAGGTACCTGCTTGTGTCGGCACAGACACCAGGACTATTGATCTTGTGGGACACGTGCCTGCCTCGTGTGCGGCCGGCGTCCGCTGCCCGCGGTCTTGGGGCCGTGGCATGTGCTGTCAGGCTCCGGATGGAATAGCCTACGGCGTAAGCAGGGGATTATTGCCCCGGGAATGAGCCACAAACATCGGAAGGGCCGGCGGACCCGGTGCGCGGGGAACGACCTGGCACCCCTTCAGGGGATCAAAGCACATTGCGGGGCGGTGATCCGGAGGCTTCCGCCCCCCGGCTGCGGACTGTGAGGCAAGGACTCGAGGCGAAGGCCGCGCGGAAGGCGAATTCGGCCTCAGTCGGCACGCATCTCCCGCATCCGATGCCCTGGCCGGAGGACGGCCCAGGGCCCTCAGCCCCGTGCTTCAGCGTGGGGCGTCGCTCCGTGCCTGCGCGTGGGGCCTCGCGCCTGCACACAGCCACCCCCTTCCTTGCCTCCCTGCCATGACCCCGCTATAATCGCCACGGATGGCTTCGTACGCTGTTTACATCGACCACCGGAGCCAGAAGGATGTACCGGCCAGCTGACCCCTACCACACGACTGTCGCATCGCCGCGCAGGAGACGCCGAAGCCGCGCCCGCTTCATCGTAGCGGGGATCATTCTTCTTTCGACTGCCTTCGTGGCTGTGCAGCTCGGGGCGAGACAGCCAGCCGACCCGCGCGCGGTGACCGTGGAGCACATGCGGGCCATCGAGGATGCACTCGACCGTTACGCAGTGGATAATGGCGGCCTGCTTCCGGCTGATGGTGAGCAGATTCCCGCTAAGAACCGCCAGGGTCTTGCCGCGCTGCTGAAGCGCCCCAGCCAGGGGACGCTTCCGCCGAACTGGCGCGGCCCGTATCTGGCTGACGAGGCCTTTCTGCTGGATGGCTGGGGCCGACCATTCCACTATGTAAGCCCCGGGTCAGGCGATCCACCCAACCCCTACGAACTGTGGAGCTGGGGTAGTGACAACGCACTGGGAGGTAGTGGTCTCGCCGCTGACATGCGGTCGTGGGAGCCCGCGACGCTGGCTCTCTAGACTGCGGGCCAAGCGGCGCCCACCGTTTCATGAAGTATTATCTTGCCATACTCGCCGCCGGCCTGCTCGGATATGCGTCTGTGGCCCAGCCGATCCCGGACCGGTCTGTACAGTTCCCACCGGACTGGACCTCGCATACCCTCCTGGACTCGGAGCTCACGCCGGGCTGGCTGCCACCGGCGGACGATGCCCACGCCCCCTTCCGGTTCGAGGTCTTCGATGTCTCCCATTCTCTGGATGCCCGGGCGAGAGGTCGGGCCAGTTGCAGGTGGGAGTTCCAGCTCCCACCGGATGGGCCCGCGGACAACACTCTGCAGGCCGCCACCGTGCCGCCCGAGCGCTTCCATGCGTTGTCCCTCTGGCTCAAGAATCCCACGGGCCGCACAGCGGCGTTCAGTCTGGCTCTGCGCGATGCTGATGACGCCCTGTACACCTTCCCGCCGGCAAGACTCGGAGAAGAGCTGAACTGGCACGAACTGGCTTTCTTTATGAAGGATTGCCAACCGGCTCCGGGGATCGTGGACCCGAACCCGGGTATCCAGTTCCCGGTGCGCAGCATCACCGCCTGGGTCGGCGACCTGCAGCCTCACTCGCGGTATATCCTGTTCCTCGATGAGCTACGCTGGCACGTAGGACCGCCGGTGACTCTGGACGTGGTGGAACTGTCGAGCCCCGGCACTCTCGAAGCGGGGGAGAGCGCCGCCCTGCGCTTCCGGTTGCGAGCACAGTCCCAACTTTCAGGCGACCTGAGCCTCACCGTGTCCCTCGTTCACGATGGCGGCGTGGCCTGCTCGCGTCTAGTCACGCA includes the following:
- a CDS encoding bifunctional 4-hydroxy-2-oxoglutarate aldolase/2-dehydro-3-deoxy-phosphogluconate aldolase → MAQFSRLEVLNAMIEDGLVPVFYNSDVDTAIKILEACAAGGVRCVEFTNRGDFAPEVFAALVKHARKNLPKIIMGVGSVGDAPTAALYIANGANFVVGPVLNPEVAKLCNRRMVPYAPGCGSATEIAQAQELGVEICKVFPGGEVGGPKFVKAVLGPMPWTRIMPTGGVDATEESVTAWIKAGCAALGIGSQLVTKEAVASGDFDGIAAKIADVLWWVKKARGTALFLGVEHPGLYPEKPSGGQEVAEWYRDTFGFDMKVGNSSIFMSGPGAGRIEIMKEPSQPKTHVAVRVSNYEEAKAALVAKGFEFEEESEKGGVKAGYLTTPDPAGHRVHLLYNPNL
- a CDS encoding Gfo/Idh/MocA family oxidoreductase; this translates as MQPVRTALVGIGGIGGYHRSIISTIEDYEFVAAAEKYPERQEAGVTALQEQGIPLYEDIWEMLDSVEVDAVTIAVPHHYHAEYTLGCLDRGLHVLCEKPVTVLIQDAYAVVEAAKRNNRLSGVDFQYTSYPHSYKLKELIMSGELGELREIVGVMSWKRLDSYYSRGHWTGKQYVEGRACFDGVLMNQAVHLINTALQMGTREDDHASPVSMEAELYTVHDNIEVEDLACLRADLGEARLFFYATTCNMKEGEPERTTLEIIGTKGRATWDDKKAVVNIDGRDEIVFDDPRDRADMHLNLIRCIRGEDKRLHAPADRGLKATLTINGAYTSAGAIHRIGWEAVEDIKAFIDEASDSRRMFSEMGVDWARAGSVVDMTGYREFTGLGE
- a CDS encoding type II secretion system protein GspG; the protein is MYRPADPYHTTVASPRRRRRSRARFIVAGIILLSTAFVAVQLGARQPADPRAVTVEHMRAIEDALDRYAVDNGGLLPADGEQIPAKNRQGLAALLKRPSQGTLPPNWRGPYLADEAFLLDGWGRPFHYVSPGSGDPPNPYELWSWGSDNALGGSGLAADMRSWEPATLAL